TTTGGCCGGTGGGCTTGATGGAGGCCGCCTCCCGGTCCATCATCACGGTCTTATCATACCAGATATAGGCCTTGACGCTGCCGTTGGCATGCACACTACGCCCGGTGCCCAGCGCTTCATCATGGGGGATCCAGCCCGAGATCAGCACATCTCCCGCATTTACCCGCTGGCCCACCTGCACTTTGGCCACCCCATCCAGCGGCGTGATCTCCGCCACCACTCCCGCCTTATCGGCTACCAGGTCGCAGGGCTGGTCTTTGGCCAGCATGCCGGGCGGGTCCACCGCCTCCACCACCTCGATATGCAGCCGCACCCCTTTTAGCCGCATCGAAACAAAGGAGATGCCTGGACAATCCAGCTGCAGCCGCGCCTGGCAGGCGTGCAGATCGATACTGCTGGAGGGCACGCCAACCTTGACCCCATACTCGTCCAACAGCTGTGTGACCTGCTCTACAGGCACCTTTTCAAGGCCGGTAATATCGATGCTCCAGACAAAAGACGTTAAAAAAAACAGCGCCGCCAGGCAGCAAAGCGTGCCCAGCGCAAAGCCGACCCGCCCTTTGAGCCTTAAAAGCTGCGCGGGCAGGCCGCACTTGCGTACCACGCTGACCGTACAGCGCACCTGCTCTAGCAGCCTGCGCATCTTTAGATAGCCGCGCATCCCCACCCGGGCATACATCAGCGTATAGGTGGGCCGCTCTACGCCCCAAAAGCGCACCCCCTGACGGGCGCACAGGTTAAGCAGTTTTTCCAGGGACAGGCCCTCTACCCGAATATAGACATACCCCGTCAAAAAATACCAAATTCTCGCGATCAGCATGCGGGCCGCTCCTTATCCATCAGTTTATTCCAGCGCGCAAAGGCAGCGTTACTTTTGATACTCGATCGCCTCGATACTGCCCAGCACGATGATCTCCTCGCTGCCGATATTGCGCACGTTAAGTTCGCTGCCCGTGATGCGGATCACCCCGGCATTGGTATTGACTCGCACACAGGTTTGCGTATACTCGATGATCCCCCGATGGTTTTCGATATGGATGCGGTCATTGCCCAAAATCTCGATATGGGGCAGGTCCAGCATGATCTCTTCAGGCAGTTCGAACCATTCGCTCAGCTCTGCCTTGACCCGTCTCAAGTGTTTATCCTTCATGGGCGCAAAGGCCTCCTTTACATAAACTTCCCTAGACTAACCTTATGCGCGGCCCCTTGGGAATAGACATCCTCACGGGCAAAGCAAAAGCCGGCCGGAAACGGATGTTTCCAGCCGGCCATGAGCCTGCCGATTCACCTCGCCCGGAAATCATCGCCCGGGCTTGTTGCTCTTTTGCATTTAAACGGGCAAAATCATTATTGCCCCATCATGCGTTCCCCGCCTAAAAAGTGCAGGGAAAACCGATTAATACTTGCGCTTGCGCGCTGCCTCTGCCTTCTTTTTACGTTTCACGCTGGGTTTCTCATAATGCTCGCGTTTGCGAATTTCACTCATGATTCCAGCGCGCTGGCATTTCCGTTTGAAGCGCTTCAATGCACTTTCCAACGATTCGTTTTCGCCTACTCGAATTTCAGACATAATCTCTTAACCCTCCCTTCGCACACACACTGCGTATGCTAGCCGACCCTGCATCGGTCGCCGCTATGGGAAACGGCATACGAATATTATACTCTATTGATTTTTCCCATGTCAATGCACACGGCGAGAAAACCTTGAGCAAATTTGTCGCAATTTAACCCATCCGCTCTTGCATGGGCTTGCCGCCCAGGATGTGCAGGTGCAAATGCTGCACGCTTTGGCAGGCATCTTTACCGCAGTTCGTGATCACACGATAGCCGCTTTCCTCCACCCCAAGCGCCTTTGCTACCCGCTGTACCGTAAGCAGCAAATGCCCTAAAAGCTGTTCATCCTCCGCTTGCGCAGCGGCAATAGAGGCGATATGCTTTTTAGGCACCACCAGCACATGCACCGGGGTTTGGGGGTTCAAATCGTTAAAAGCTACGGCGTACTCGTCCTCATACACGATATTGCTGGGCACCTCGTGCGAGGCGATTTTGCAAAAGATACAATCGTCCATTGTGATCCACTCCTTTTGTCGATAACCTATTGACCCTGGTGGGCCGCGTAAAACGCCTCCAGCTGCGCCGGGGTCGGTAGACCCTCGTTGTCCCCCTGCACGGCGATCTGCATAGCGCCGATCGCATTGCCCCGCCCAACGGCCTCTTCAAAACTTTTGCCTTCCAGCCGGGCGCTGATCACCCCGACAGAAAAACCGTCGCCCGCGCCAACGGTATCGACGATCCTTTCCACCTTAAAGCCCGGCACGGTAAACGCACGCGTCCCTTCGGACACATACGCACCCTGGCCACCCATTTTGATGATGACGCACTTGGCGCCGGCGGACCGGTAAAACGCCGCGATCTGCGCCGGGTCCTCAAACCCGGTCAAAATCTTTCCCTCGCCAATGCCGGGCAGCACGATATCGCTCTGGGCGGCAAAGGCATTGAGGGTGCGCACCATGGTCGCCTCATCCTTCCACAGCGAGGGACGAAGATTTGGATCAAAGGATACCGTGGCGCCGTTTTCCCGAGCGCGGACAATCAGCCGCTGCGCCGCCGCACGGCAACTATCCGAAAGCGCCGGGGCGATGCCCGTTAAATGTACATGCCGCACGCCGGCAAAGTCTACCTGGTCGATATCCTCTGGCGACAGGGTAGATGCGGCGCTGTTTTTGCGGAAATAAAAGATATCCGGGTCGCCGTTTTCTACCCGGCTTTTGATCTGGAAGCCGGTCAAATGCGCATCGTCAAAGGTGGCGTTTTGGGTCCCGATCCCCTCTTTGGCCAACTTATCCGCAATAAAATGCCCAAAGGGATCATTCCCCAGCTTTGTCACGTAGGATACCGGATGCCCTAAACGCGTAAGGCCAATGGAAACATTCACCTCGGCCCCGGCCAAAAACTTGCGGAACAGGTCCGCATGCTGCAGGTCGCTCACATGTTCCGAGGCGAACAGGGTCAATGGTTCGCCAAAGAGGATTACCTCCGCCATAATCGTTTTTCCGCCCTTCTATACTCTTGGGTTTTCGGTCATACCGCTATATTTAGTATAACCCCAAAGCCTCCTTTCGTAAAGAAAGGAGTTAAAAGGCGGCCATCTAGCCGAGGGTTTTCAACTCTCCATTTCCCACACCGCTTCGGCCCGATAACCCGCACGGTTTACGATTTGGATCAGCGAAGTATTGGGCAGCGGCTCGCGCAGGTGTACGGTTATGGTTTCCCGCGTCCAGTCGGCCTGAGCGGTCATATGCCCGGTTTCGTTAAAAGCGCACTCCAGTTTTTTAGCGCAATCTTCACAGTGCATCCCCCCTACCTTGATGACCCGGCAGGCGCCCTGCATGCCCTGGGGCGAAAGGGTCTTGACGCCAAAGATAAAGTAGAGGATGTGGAACACCCATACCCCCGCCAGGATGATGCGTCCCACGGGGACCCGCTCCATCATGATAAAGCCTACCGCCATCGTTGCCGTTACGATGGCCATGATGCGCAGTTTTGTCTTCCAGGTCATACCCCGGCCTTTAACATAGCTTTCCAGGTTATTTTTATACAGTTTTGTGGCGAGGAACCAATCGTGCAGGCGCTGTGAGCTTTTTGCAAAGCAAAAGGCGGCCAGCAGCAAAAAGGGGAAGGCTGGCAGCAGCGGCAGCACCGCGCCCACAGCGCCCAGCCCGAGGCCGATACAGCCCAATGCTACATAGATCACTTTACGAATTTTCATGTTTCGCCTCCAGTCTTCTTTGCTCTTTTTTGCTTTCGGCCACATGCCGCAGCGCGGCCACCGGGTGGTGAAAAACCATTCTCGGGCCGGCAAAGCGCATCACCGTCCGTATTTTTTCGCGCATATCCGGCTTATAGCAGTGCACCTTGCAGTTTGAGCAAAAGGTCTTGCTTTCCATAAACGGGCACCGGTCGCTGCGCGCGATGGCATAGGCTTTGAGCTGCGCGCAGTCCGGGCAAAGCCCATCCCTGCCCCCATGCACCTTCCGGCAGTACAAGGTAATCATCTGCGAGACTAGGCGTTTTTCCCTTTCCCGTTTGTCTGCAACATCCCGCATCAACTCACCCTCCCATTTTCTACCGAGTAAACGGCATCCGCAATGCGCAGGGTAGAGTGCCGGTGAGAGACCAGCACCACCGTCCTCCCCTGGCGTTGCTCCCGCAGGGATTTAAGAATCACCGCTTCGTTCAGGCTGTCCAGGTTACTGGTGGGCTCATCCAGCAAAAGAAAGGGGGCTTGATGCAAAAAAGCGCGCGCAAGGCCGATGCGCTGGCGTTCGCCGCCCGAGAGGCTGTCGCCCAGCTCCCCCACGGGCGTATCGTAGCCCTCGGGCAGCGTCATGATAAAATCGTGCACCGCCGCTTTTTTGCAGGCCGCCTCCAGTTCCGCCTGCGTCGCGTCCAACTTGGCTACGCGCAGGTTATTGGCAATGCTATCGTGAAACAGATGGGTCTGCTGGGTGACAAAGCTCTCCATATTCCGTAGGTTAGCCGTATTGATCCGTTCGACAGAACGGCCGGAAAGCTGCACGCTGCCCTTTTGCACCTTCCAAAACCGCATCATCAGCTTGAGCAGCGTGGATTTCCCGCTGCCGCTCTTGCCGGTAATACCCACCACCGCATGTTCGGGCACCTGCAGTGAAATATCGGAAAGAATGGACTCCTCCCCGTAAGAAAAGCTCACCTCCCGCGCGCTGGCCCCGGTGAAGGCGATCTCCTCCTGGTCACAGATCTCCTGCACGGCCGGCTGTTCGTCCAGAATATCCAGTACGCGGTTGCCGGCGGCAAAGGTGTTTTGCAGGGTGCTGCCCAGGTTGGCCAGGGCGGTCACCGGCCCAAAAGAGCTCATCAACGCGATGAAAGGGAGCACGACCCCGTCAAACCCTACGATGCCCTTTTGGTATAGCAGCGCTGCCGCCAGCAGCATGCTTAGGTCAAAGATCAAAATCACGGTATGGGTAAGCGCCATATTGCGTCCCGCTGTCTTTTTCATCCGCTCTTCGTCTTGCGCTAGCGCTTCCGTCCTTTGGTTCATCTGCTTTAGCCGCTCAGCCCCGGCGCCATACTGCAGCGTTTCGGAAAGGCCGCGCAGGCTATCGAGCACAAAGCCCGCCAGCGCGCCGGATGCGGCGCGAAAGCGCATCCCGTCCTCACCGCTCATCTTAGAAGTCACGGTAGGGACAAGCAGGCCCACCGCCAGATAAGCGGCCAGCGCCAACAGCCCCAACGCCCAGTGAAAACTGCCGATGAACAGGCACAGCGCCAGCGTATATAATACCGCAATGGCCGCAGGCGAAATGGTGTGGGCGTAAAACACCTCTAAAAGTTCAATGTCCGAGGTGATGATGGCAATCAGGTCGCCCCGATCCCGCCCCTCCAGTTTGGCCGGGCATAGCCTGCGCAGCGCTTGAAAGACTTTATCCCGTATCAGCGCCAGCAGTTTAAAAGCGATAAAGTGGTTGCAGGCCTGTTCGGCATAGCGCAGTACGCCGCGCAGCAGGGCGCATGCGCCCATCCCGATAAAGGCAGCCATCATCGTCACCGGCAAGGAGTAATCCAGTATGTCCAGCAGCGCAAACCCGCCGAAAATCGTAATAAAGCTGGCGCACA
Above is a genomic segment from Luoshenia tenuis containing:
- the cydC gene encoding thiol reductant ABC exporter subunit CydC — protein: MKKRGNIAVMARLVGLVKPLAGFMALAIFMGLVGHLCASFITIFGGFALLDILDYSLPVTMMAAFIGMGACALLRGVLRYAEQACNHFIAFKLLALIRDKVFQALRRLCPAKLEGRDRGDLIAIITSDIELLEVFYAHTISPAAIAVLYTLALCLFIGSFHWALGLLALAAYLAVGLLVPTVTSKMSGEDGMRFRAASGALAGFVLDSLRGLSETLQYGAGAERLKQMNQRTEALAQDEERMKKTAGRNMALTHTVILIFDLSMLLAAALLYQKGIVGFDGVVLPFIALMSSFGPVTALANLGSTLQNTFAAGNRVLDILDEQPAVQEICDQEEIAFTGASAREVSFSYGEESILSDISLQVPEHAVVGITGKSGSGKSTLLKLMMRFWKVQKGSVQLSGRSVERINTANLRNMESFVTQQTHLFHDSIANNLRVAKLDATQAELEAACKKAAVHDFIMTLPEGYDTPVGELGDSLSGGERQRIGLARAFLHQAPFLLLDEPTSNLDSLNEAVILKSLREQRQGRTVVLVSHRHSTLRIADAVYSVENGRVS
- the yqfD gene encoding sporulation protein YqfD; this encodes MLIARIWYFLTGYVYIRVEGLSLEKLLNLCARQGVRFWGVERPTYTLMYARVGMRGYLKMRRLLEQVRCTVSVVRKCGLPAQLLRLKGRVGFALGTLCCLAALFFLTSFVWSIDITGLEKVPVEQVTQLLDEYGVKVGVPSSSIDLHACQARLQLDCPGISFVSMRLKGVRLHIEVVEAVDPPGMLAKDQPCDLVADKAGVVAEITPLDGVAKVQVGQRVNAGDVLISGWIPHDEALGTGRSVHANGSVKAYIWYDKTVMMDREAASIKPTGQMHERRFLRLGNWQIQLSGGEVPYTLVDTRWRRLPLLGAGRLFPAEVLVAADYELAAQSGAVDEEALKAAAEALAWQQLEGEIPLDAEVLDRTIELKDRGDGTVEVRLQVKTIEEISQTAPIV
- the rpsU gene encoding 30S ribosomal protein S21 produces the protein MSEIRVGENESLESALKRFKRKCQRAGIMSEIRKREHYEKPSVKRKKKAEAARKRKY
- a CDS encoding nitrous oxide-stimulated promoter family protein, whose translation is MRDVADKREREKRLVSQMITLYCRKVHGGRDGLCPDCAQLKAYAIARSDRCPFMESKTFCSNCKVHCYKPDMREKIRTVMRFAGPRMVFHHPVAALRHVAESKKEQRRLEAKHENS
- a CDS encoding histidine triad nucleotide-binding protein, which produces MDDCIFCKIASHEVPSNIVYEDEYAVAFNDLNPQTPVHVLVVPKKHIASIAAAQAEDEQLLGHLLLTVQRVAKALGVEESGYRVITNCGKDACQSVQHLHLHILGGKPMQERMG
- a CDS encoding sugar kinase encodes the protein MAEVILFGEPLTLFASEHVSDLQHADLFRKFLAGAEVNVSIGLTRLGHPVSYVTKLGNDPFGHFIADKLAKEGIGTQNATFDDAHLTGFQIKSRVENGDPDIFYFRKNSAASTLSPEDIDQVDFAGVRHVHLTGIAPALSDSCRAAAQRLIVRARENGATVSFDPNLRPSLWKDEATMVRTLNAFAAQSDIVLPGIGEGKILTGFEDPAQIAAFYRSAGAKCVIIKMGGQGAYVSEGTRAFTVPGFKVERIVDTVGAGDGFSVGVISARLEGKSFEEAVGRGNAIGAMQIAVQGDNEGLPTPAQLEAFYAAHQGQ
- the yqfC gene encoding sporulation protein YqfC; amino-acid sequence: MKDKHLRRVKAELSEWFELPEEIMLDLPHIEILGNDRIHIENHRGIIEYTQTCVRVNTNAGVIRITGSELNVRNIGSEEIIVLGSIEAIEYQK